The DNA segment AAAGCCATAGACCAATTACAAAGTTTGGGAGCCGAGGTTCACATCATCTCCTGTCCCAACTTCCGCTATGGCGTACCCAGCTATTACATCATTGCCCCATCGGAAGCATCAGCGAATCTAGCTCGTTACGATGGTGTAAAATACGGTTTCCGTGCTGATGATGCAGATAATTTGCTCTCTATGTATACTCGTACCCGTTCCACTGGTTTTGGCACAGAAGTTAAACGCCGGATTATGATTGGCACTTACGCCCTTTCAGCTGGCTACTACGACGCATACTATCTGAAAGCGCAAAAAATTCGTACCCTGATTAAGCAAGACTTTGAAAAAGCCTTTAAGATGGTCGATGTTTTAGTGTGTCCTACCGCTCCCACCACAGCATTTAAAGCCGGAGAAAAAGTTAGTGACCCTTTAAGTATGTACTTGAATGACTTGATGACGATTCCAGTCAACCTTGCAGGTTTACCCGCCTTAAGTCTACCTTGTGGCTTTGATCAACAGGGATTACCAATTGGATTGCAGCTAATTGGGCAAGTGCTTCGAGAAGACCAAATATTTCAGGTAGCTTATGCTTATGAGCAATCTACTAGTTGGGGACTGAAACAGCCGCAGCTGTAAATCCTGAGTTATTTTTAGTTTTGTGTGTTGGTTTCTGGAGTAAATGTCACTTCTTTAACATCACCATCATTTCCGAAAGGTTTTGCTGGTTGCTGATTAACAGAAATCAACACAGCACCTGCATTCCCAGAACGTATAGTTAAGTTTTCATTGGCTTGCCAAGCTTGGCGTTCACCCTCTTTTAAATTGCCCATAAATTCGGTTTTGCCATCCACTGTCACTTGTAGCCACGATTCACCTTGCAGTTCTAAATTAACTTCAACATTTGGACTTGCCGTACTTTTAGGGGTTTCTACGGTTAATGGTGGCTGTTCAGAAGTAGCTGCGGTGTCTAATTTTTGACTCGATAAAGGTACAGGTAATGGTGTTGTCTTGCTCGTGTCTTCTTGTTTTGCTGGAGGTTCAGGTCTTAAATTGGGATTAAGCACAAAAACCAGTCCCACAGCAGCAAGTAATAATAAAACCCCGTAGGGTACAAAAAGAGGTATCTGTATATTTGGTCGTTTGTTTAAATTTTGACTCTCATTGTGAGAGTATTGAGGAAAATCATTAACTATCAAGGTATTTGCTAAAGCCTGACCATCCAAGCCCATGGCTTCAGCATAACGACGGATAAATCCTTGAACGTAAATAGGTTCAGGTAATGCTGCAAAGTCCCCTGCATCTAAAGCATTCAATAAATGTAGTCGGATATTTGTTTGAATAGCTATTTCTTCTATACTTATAGATTTTTCTTGTCTGACTTGAAGTAAATATTGAGTTATTTCCTGTAATTGTTCTTCTTGGGCTTCATTTAAGGGCTTCACAACCTACTCCTAGTAATGAGTGTGTAAACTAAAATCAGTTAAATACTTAAATAGTTTTACTCTCCAAAAGATTTGTATAAATTTAATTTTAATGGGAAAGTACTTAACAGAGCTTTGTTAACAAAAATTTATTTTCTTGATAAATATTTGTTAAAGTATAAATCTATAGGACTAAAATTTAAACAAACCGCGATTTTCAATGCAATTGTATTTCAAGCTGCTACTGACTTTAGAAATCGTTGTTGTTATCGCCTACATCGCCATCTGTCTACTTCTGTTTGTGAAGCAGCAGAAGTTCATTTTCTTTCCCTCTAGTGAAATTGAAAGAACACCAAAGTTTTTTAATCTCCCATACGAGGATGTATGGCTACCAGTAACAACCGATGGTCAGACGAAACTTATTCATGGTTGGTGGATTAAGTCCCCGCAACCAGATGCTGATGTGTTGCTGTATCTGCATGGTAATGCCATTAATGTTAGCGCAAATATTGGTCATGCCAATCGACTTCATCAATTAGGATTTTCCGTGCTTCTAATTGATTACCGGGGCTATGGTCTGAGTGAAGGTCACTTTCCTAGCGAACAGCGGGTTTATGAGGATGCAATCGTCGGGTGGAATTACTTAGTACAAGACAAGCAGATTCCGCCCAGACGAATTTTTATTTATGGGCATTCAATGGGAGGTGCGATCGCAATTGATTTGGCTATCAAACACCCAGAAGCAGCCGGATTAATTGTGGAAAGTTCCTTTACCTCTATCGCCGATATGGTGGCTTACAGGAACCTATTTCGGATTTTCCCAGTAAATTTAATTTTGACACAGCGCTTTGAATCAATTAAAAAAGTCCCGCAGTTAAAAATGCCAGTGTTATTTATTCATGGTACTGCTGATACAACTGTGCCATCTTTCATGAGCCAAAAACTTTATCACGCTGCACCCGAACCAAAAAAACTGCTTTTGGTGCCGAGTGCCGACCATAATAATACAGCCAGTGTCGCGGGTGACGATTATTTGCAATGGATACAGTCTTTTGTGGAACGAGTCAGAGTTTACAATTTAATTGGTAATAATTAAAACAAACAATCCCAGGACTTGATCAAGGCGATCGCACCACAAATATCCGCTTTGACAGCAATTTTTATTTATGGTTTGAGAAAACCAGTAAATTCCCGCATAACACCGTAATATTACTATTTTCCCCAAAATCCCAGATAATTGATACAGAATAATCCGGATATGAAACTACAGAAAGCGAGAATTATACAAATATAACCAATTATTATCTGAATATCAGGAGCAACTTTGATCATGAATATGACACCTGTGTATTTGTTCACTATTGCCGGAAATCCTAGTATCAAAATTTCTCAAGACGAGTTGCGATCGCTATTAGGTAAAATAGAAGATGAACTTCATAGCAGTAAAGTTTATCTTCGTGCTGTAGCTACATTACAAAAGTTGCTGGGTGCATCAGGAGAACAAGTCAATATTCTGTTGAAAGCTGTGGGTAGAGAAGCGATTAGTTTGGCATTTCAGCAATTCGCACAACCCGAAAAAGTTACAGAGGCAAATCATTTTGAACCAAACACAGCTAGTGATTTACCAAATATAAAAGTAGCACGGCAAAGCACCAACGCAGATATTAACAAAGGTGACGTATCACCAAAAGCAACTGTAAATTCACAGAAAAATTTAGAAATTAACTCTCCGGGTGCAGCCCTGATCAACTGGTTGAAGCCAAATAAAAAATCTTCCCCATCTGAACTAGCCCAACCAACCCTAGCCGAACAACGCCGAGAAATCATGTGTCGCATCGGTGAACAACTCAAACAATCTCGTGAGTCTCAAGGTATCTCTCTGTGCCAACTTAATATTTACACTCATATCCCAATTTATCGCATGGAAGCAATAGAAAACAGTAACTTCGATTTATTGCCAGAAGATACTTTGCTACGTAGATTTATTCGAGTTATGGGGAATACTTTAGGGCTAAACGGCACAACTTTAGCTGCTTCCTTACCAGCAACCGATGCCCTGCCAATTATACCTTCTTGGTATAATACTCCAAAATCTTCTGGGGGATTGGGAGTAGATATTCGTCCCATACATCTGTATGTAGGCTATACAGCCTTAGTCGCTGGGGCTGTAGGGGGATTATCCTTAACTACTCAGCAAACAAAGACTGGCAGGGTAATGAATCCAGATATAGTCAATTCCCCGTCTTCGTCTGTTTCTCCATTATCCCAGAAAGCTGAACTAAATGTGAAACCAGGGTTAAAGTCTAATGGTGTGGGTTCAGATATTGCCCCACCAGAAACTTTTTAGACGCTTAAATCTGCCTCTATCAAAGAGTTCAGAAATGTCCACAACTTTAAATCAGTAAAATCTGCAATTGCCATCAATGTGCCAAGGTGCTGTAAGACTTGTGGTTCATGGGTGGAAGCAATGCCGATAGTCCGAATACCAGCCCCGACTGCGGCGCGAATGCCAGAGGGGGAATCTTCCAAAGCGATCGCTTGTTCTGCGGTAATGCCCAATTCTTTCAAAGCAACTTGATAGGGTTCAGGATCGGGTTTACCTGCGATACAATCATCAGCTAAAACAATCGTGTCGAAAGCTTCAGTAATACCTAAAACCTCCAGCATGAATTTTGCATTTTGTCTAGGAGCATTAGTTACCAAAGCCCGTTTTAGCTGATGTGTTTGTGTCCATGCTATTAGTTCAGCAAATCCACTTAATGCTTGAAGATTGGGGGCAAGTTCGCGGAAAAGCGCCTCTTTTTCATCTGCAAACTTTTGACCTTCAGCTACTGATAATTGTGGCAGAATATCTTTAACAATTTCTGGGTTTAGCCGTCCACTAATCCGAGCTTTATAGAAGATTTCGTCAATTTGAATATCGTAACTCAGCAGCATTTTTTGCCAAGCTTGGAAATGTATAGGGTCAGTATTGACAATAGTACCGTCTAAGTCAAAGAGAATTGCAGCCAGCATGATTTTTGGTAAACTGTAAATAATTATTAACCGAATTTACATAGTTTACATGGTTTTTTGTCCGGAATGATTGTGCAGGGGTTAAGACAGGATATAAAACCGTCTGAAATTTTAAAATCTATACTAAAGACAGGATATAAGTGCATTATTGTCAAATATTCCATGTAAGCAAATGCTAGCCGCTACAAACTTTTTTCGCGTCGATGATTTATTGGTGCAGATTTACAACTCTGAAGTTGAAATGGCAGAAAACGTTGCCGAAATCGCCCACAAGTATTTACACGAAGTTCTTCAACAACAAAAAACAGCAGCTGTATTGTTAGCCACAGGAAACTCCCAACTCAAATTTCTTGATGCTTTAATTACCCTGGGTGGTGTAGATTGGTCACGGATTACCTTATTTCATTTAGATGAATATTTGGGAATTACGGCTAATCATCCGGCGAGTTTCCGGCGATATATGCAAGAACGTGTAGAGAAGCGGGTTACTCCCCAGCAATTTCATTATATACAAGGTGATGCCTTGCAACCTCTAGCAGAGTGCGATCGCTACACCAAACTATTGCAAGCACAGCCCATTGATTTATGTTGTCTTGGTATTGGTGAAAACGGACACTTGGCTTTTAATGATCCATCTGTAGCGAATTTTCAAGATTCTTACAGCGTCAAACTAGTGAAACTAGATACAGCCAATCGACAGCAACAAGTGAAAACAGGTCATTTCCCCAATATTGATAGTGTTCCGCAGTATGCATTTACTGTAACCTTGCCTTTGATTTGCTCATCCAAAAAAATTATCTGTCTAGCACCAGAAAAACGCAAAGCCCAAGTAGTAAAACAGATGATAAAAGGGACAATTAATATAAATTGCCCAGCATCAATTTTACGTCAACAATCGCAAGCAACATTATTTTTAGATGTAAATTCTGCCAGTTTATTGTAAGAGGTTGTTTGAAAAGTTTATCGCTAAAGCTACGCTATGGGCGAATTATATTCGCCAGGGCAAGTAATAAATTAGATTTTTCAAACACCCTCTAAGGACAAGGATAGGTTTTGATTTTTGCCAACACCGATAGACTCACATCACCGACTTCTTCGAGAAGTCGGTAATCTCTGTATTATCTTAGGTTCTATGGCATTGGTTTATGACCGAGTTTGAAGTGAGATAAACAAGCCTCTAAATAACTACAGTCTTCACACTTTAGCTCCTTGCCAGGATTTCCACAGCCACAGGGAGGATTGACAAAACAATCAGCAGCATTTCTGGGTTTGGAATATTTCTTTAGTATATAATAGAAAGTAGCTTCTTTTAAACAAAAAAGAATATCTTGCACCATAAAAATGACTACCTAAAATGTATCTAAGTGATGAATAAGAATATTTTTCTGAGCATTCAAAGCTCCTATTTTGATTATTGAAAAAATCTAAGTATATGTAGGGTTTGTTATGGCTTTAGCCTAACGCACCGTCTTTGTGGGTCTTGGTGCCGTACTCTCCTCGATCACACACCCTACGTATGTTTCATACATCAAATATGAGTCCTATATACAGTACACGTTGCATATTCTCATTCTCCATACACTAGTCAATAAAAACCTCATCCTTTGATGGTGTTTTATTTTAGACTTAGGTCGTATCTTATTTTCACTAGATTTATTACTTTGGATATGGTGAGAGCAATTCATAAATTGCCCCCACTTTCTCAATTCCTTGGAAGTCCCTAAAGAAGCGAAGTTTTTAATTTTGGATAAAGTCGAGCTAAGAGCTAAATCACAATAATGTTACATTGCTTTACATACCCGCCAATTTAGTGACAGCTGATTTAAATGAATCCCTGGCATCCCTTAAATTTTGAGCCAGAGGATGTTTAGTTTGCAAAAATACCCGCGCACAGTTACGTCCTGGCATTCCCGAAATTGACCCACCTGGATGAGTTCCTGCACCAGTTAAAAATAGATTATTAATTGGTGTTTTGTAGTTAGCTAATTCTGGCAAAGGACGGAAAAACACCATCTGATCTAAAGTCATATCAATATGGTAATAATTACCTTTGTAAGCACCTAACCTTTCGCCTAATTCGGCTGGACTTTCCACACGACGGGCAATAGTTGCTTTTTTAACATTTGGCGCATAGTTAGCCAACTTATCAATTACTCTGTCTGCAACTTGGTTTTTGAGTTCATCTGTCCAACCAGTACCTTTTAAACCAGTACCTTCTGCACCTGCTATTTGATAAGGAGCAAAAAACTCAATCCATAAAGTATGCTTATCTGGTGGTGCTAATGTGGGGTCAAGGGCGCTAGGCATCACCGCATACATTGAAGGGTTAGCATCTGGAATCTCTCCCACGGTACATTTGCTATGAGCCTGTTCTACATGAGCCATTGAATCTGCAATTAAAATAGATCCAATGAGATAATCATCTTTGTGGTCGTGGTATGGAAAATGCAGAGGTTCGTCTAAAGCCAAATCTATTTTCAGGATAGTTTCGTTATTATTAATGATGCGACGTTCTAACCTTTCTCGTAAATCAGGGTCAGCATGATCCACTTCATTGGTATCTATTAGTTGTAAAAATAGACGTTTAGCATCAATATTGGAAATAACACCATATTTAGCGCGATATTCTGCACCACCCGCAACCCTGACACCAACAGCCTTACCATCGTCAATTAATACTTTTTCCACCTGTTGGTCTGTTAAAATTGTGCCACCTTTACTAGTAACCAATTTAACTAACGCCTGAACTAACGCCCCAGTTCCTCCACGAGGTCTGCTCATACCAGGGTTGTGACGCATAGCCATCATCATCACACCAATAGCCAGGTTTTTTTGCGAAGGTGGCGCACCGAGTTCTGAAGCCAATCGAGAAAGTGGGGCTTTTAAGAATTCCTCATCAAACCATTCGTCAAGAATATCCTCAGCACTGTTTAGCATGGTGCGAACAAAATCCAAGCTTTTGGATGGGGAACCGACTACCGAAAATAAATCTTTAAATTTTTGAATATTGTAGTTACCAAAAATATCTATAAATGATTTCGGTGGTGCGTTAAACATAGGACCCATCGCACTGATTGCCCTTTGCCAGTAGTCTGTAAACTCTGCATATTTTTTAGCATCGCGTTCATTGTAACGAGCGATTTCTGCACAAGTTTTTTCGACTGATTTATGAGCTAAAAAATACTTACCATCAGGATGGGGACAAAAAACAACTGGATCACAATCTAAGTATTCTAAACCATATTTTTCTAATTCCAATTCTTCAACAACTGGCCCCAAATGAATAAATTCATGGTCGATTGCACACAAGTTAAATTTAAATCCAGGAGCTTCTTTAGGTAAGCATTCTTCTGTTGTTGCTGCACCGCCGGGAACAGAACGCTTTTCTAGTAGCAAGACACTATAGCCAGCTTTCAGCAAATAAGCAGCACAAACTAGCCCGTTATGTCCTGCGCCAATAATAACAACATCATACTCTTGCATATTTTTAGTTTAGGAATATAGTAATAGACTATTATAATTATCCGAATTTAATTAGCACTGCGCCTAAATATGGGACTACTATAGGACTCATATTTGATTTATGAAACACACGTAGGGTGTGTGATCCAGGAGAGTACGGCACCAAGACCCACAAAGACGGTGCGTTAGGCTAAAGCCATAACACACCCTACTGGCGTGACAAGCTTAAAATAGTGCATTAAGAATAAAGCAGAAAAAATAGTGCATTAAGAATAAAGCAGAAAGCATTGATTTATCTCAATTTTCTCAAAAATCTATTGCAAAATTTTAGCCTTGTCACGCCAGTAGGTTGGGTTGACCAGATGAAAGGTTTTCCCCAGGCGATCGCATGATCAAGATTGCGTCTGAAGCCTGATAAAATCTTTGGGCTAGATAACCGAATGCATTCTGATACTGATATTGACTTAACCCCATTTAATCAACTATGATAGCAGATTGTCTGTCTCATTCCTGCTCGGATCAGGTAGACATATCACAAAAGCTAGCAACAGCGATTGATCAAAACTAGATAAATCGCATTTAAAGCCAGCTACCTGTACGGCAACTTCAAGGACAATTTCATGACCTACGCAATTATTGAAACTGGCGGTAAGCAACTCAAAGTTGAGCCAGGTCGCTTTTACGATATTGAACTGCTCCATATCGAAGCTGATGAAAAAGTTACAATAGATTCAGTATTACTAGTGCAGCACAACGGCGAAGTCACCATTGGACAACCGTTAGTAGCAGGGGCGACTGTAGAAGGGACAGTGGTACGGAAC comes from the Nodularia sp. NIES-3585 genome and includes:
- a CDS encoding RodZ domain-containing protein, with translation MKPLNEAQEEQLQEITQYLLQVRQEKSISIEEIAIQTNIRLHLLNALDAGDFAALPEPIYVQGFIRRYAEAMGLDGQALANTLIVNDFPQYSHNESQNLNKRPNIQIPLFVPYGVLLLLAAVGLVFVLNPNLRPEPPAKQEDTSKTTPLPVPLSSQKLDTAATSEQPPLTVETPKSTASPNVEVNLELQGESWLQVTVDGKTEFMGNLKEGERQAWQANENLTIRSGNAGAVLISVNQQPAKPFGNDGDVKEVTFTPETNTQN
- a CDS encoding alpha/beta hydrolase, whose amino-acid sequence is MQLYFKLLLTLEIVVVIAYIAICLLLFVKQQKFIFFPSSEIERTPKFFNLPYEDVWLPVTTDGQTKLIHGWWIKSPQPDADVLLYLHGNAINVSANIGHANRLHQLGFSVLLIDYRGYGLSEGHFPSEQRVYEDAIVGWNYLVQDKQIPPRRIFIYGHSMGGAIAIDLAIKHPEAAGLIVESSFTSIADMVAYRNLFRIFPVNLILTQRFESIKKVPQLKMPVLFIHGTADTTVPSFMSQKLYHAAPEPKKLLLVPSADHNNTASVAGDDYLQWIQSFVERVRVYNLIGNN
- a CDS encoding RodZ family helix-turn-helix domain-containing protein, whose product is MNMTPVYLFTIAGNPSIKISQDELRSLLGKIEDELHSSKVYLRAVATLQKLLGASGEQVNILLKAVGREAISLAFQQFAQPEKVTEANHFEPNTASDLPNIKVARQSTNADINKGDVSPKATVNSQKNLEINSPGAALINWLKPNKKSSPSELAQPTLAEQRREIMCRIGEQLKQSRESQGISLCQLNIYTHIPIYRMEAIENSNFDLLPEDTLLRRFIRVMGNTLGLNGTTLAASLPATDALPIIPSWYNTPKSSGGLGVDIRPIHLYVGYTALVAGAVGGLSLTTQQTKTGRVMNPDIVNSPSSSVSPLSQKAELNVKPGLKSNGVGSDIAPPETF
- a CDS encoding HAD family phosphatase; the protein is MLAAILFDLDGTIVNTDPIHFQAWQKMLLSYDIQIDEIFYKARISGRLNPEIVKDILPQLSVAEGQKFADEKEALFRELAPNLQALSGFAELIAWTQTHQLKRALVTNAPRQNAKFMLEVLGITEAFDTIVLADDCIAGKPDPEPYQVALKELGITAEQAIALEDSPSGIRAAVGAGIRTIGIASTHEPQVLQHLGTLMAIADFTDLKLWTFLNSLIEADLSV
- a CDS encoding glucosamine-6-phosphate deaminase, which gives rise to MLAATNFFRVDDLLVQIYNSEVEMAENVAEIAHKYLHEVLQQQKTAAVLLATGNSQLKFLDALITLGGVDWSRITLFHLDEYLGITANHPASFRRYMQERVEKRVTPQQFHYIQGDALQPLAECDRYTKLLQAQPIDLCCLGIGENGHLAFNDPSVANFQDSYSVKLVKLDTANRQQQVKTGHFPNIDSVPQYAFTVTLPLICSSKKIICLAPEKRKAQVVKQMIKGTININCPASILRQQSQATLFLDVNSASLL
- the crtO gene encoding beta-carotene ketolase CrtO, which translates into the protein MQEYDVVIIGAGHNGLVCAAYLLKAGYSVLLLEKRSVPGGAATTEECLPKEAPGFKFNLCAIDHEFIHLGPVVEELELEKYGLEYLDCDPVVFCPHPDGKYFLAHKSVEKTCAEIARYNERDAKKYAEFTDYWQRAISAMGPMFNAPPKSFIDIFGNYNIQKFKDLFSVVGSPSKSLDFVRTMLNSAEDILDEWFDEEFLKAPLSRLASELGAPPSQKNLAIGVMMMAMRHNPGMSRPRGGTGALVQALVKLVTSKGGTILTDQQVEKVLIDDGKAVGVRVAGGAEYRAKYGVISNIDAKRLFLQLIDTNEVDHADPDLRERLERRIINNNETILKIDLALDEPLHFPYHDHKDDYLIGSILIADSMAHVEQAHSKCTVGEIPDANPSMYAVMPSALDPTLAPPDKHTLWIEFFAPYQIAGAEGTGLKGTGWTDELKNQVADRVIDKLANYAPNVKKATIARRVESPAELGERLGAYKGNYYHIDMTLDQMVFFRPLPELANYKTPINNLFLTGAGTHPGGSISGMPGRNCARVFLQTKHPLAQNLRDARDSFKSAVTKLAGM
- the rplU gene encoding 50S ribosomal protein L21, which encodes MTYAIIETGGKQLKVEPGRFYDIELLHIEADEKVTIDSVLLVQHNGEVTIGQPLVAGATVEGTVVRNFRGRKVLVYKMKPKKKTRKKRGHRQEITRLMIDSINFNGEVFGPENGVAVELPVIEESPVEVVAE